A portion of the Pectobacterium brasiliense genome contains these proteins:
- the typA gene encoding ribosome-dependent GTPase TypA has protein sequence MIENLRNIAIIAHVDHGKTTLVDKLLQQSGTFGERVEATERVMDSNDLEKERGITILAKNTAINWKDYRINIVDTPGHADFGGEVERVMSMVDSVLLVVDAMDGPMPQTRFVTKKAFANGLKPIVVINKVDRPGARPDWVVDQVFDLFVNLDATDEQLDFPIIYASALNGIAGLDHTDMAEDMTPLYQAIVDHVSPPQVEMNAPFQMQISQLDYNNYVGVIGIGRIKRGKVKPNQQVTIVDSEGKTRNGKVGKVLTHLGLERIDATEAEAGDIIAITGLGELNISDTICDPQNVEALPALSVDEPTVTMFFNVNTSPFCGKEGKYVTSRQILERLNKELVHNVALRVDETEDADAFRVSGRGELHLSVLIENMRREGFELAVSRPKVINRVIDGRNQEPFENVTLDIEEQHQGSVMQAMGERKGDVKDMIPDGKGRIRLDYLIPARGLIGFRTEFMTMTSGTGLLYSTFSHYDDVRPGEIGQRQNGVLISNGQGKAVAFALFSLQDRGKLFLGHGAEVYEGQIIGIHSRSNDLTVNCLTGKKLTNMRASGTDEATTLVPAIKMSLEQALEFIDDDELVEVTPQSIRIRKRHLTENDRKRASRGSKDV, from the coding sequence GTGATCGAAAATTTGCGTAACATCGCCATTATTGCGCACGTTGACCATGGGAAAACCACCCTGGTTGACAAGCTGTTGCAACAATCCGGAACGTTCGGTGAACGTGTCGAAGCAACCGAGCGTGTAATGGACTCCAACGATTTGGAGAAAGAGCGTGGAATTACCATCCTCGCAAAAAATACCGCCATTAATTGGAAAGACTACCGTATTAACATCGTAGATACCCCGGGACACGCCGACTTCGGCGGCGAGGTTGAGCGTGTAATGTCGATGGTTGACTCGGTACTGCTGGTTGTTGATGCGATGGATGGCCCGATGCCGCAAACGCGTTTCGTGACCAAAAAAGCATTTGCCAACGGTCTGAAACCGATTGTGGTTATCAACAAAGTTGACCGTCCTGGCGCGCGTCCTGACTGGGTTGTCGATCAGGTATTCGACCTGTTCGTGAACCTGGATGCGACTGACGAGCAGCTGGATTTCCCGATCATTTATGCTTCTGCGCTGAATGGTATCGCGGGTCTCGACCATACCGACATGGCGGAAGATATGACTCCGCTGTATCAGGCGATTGTCGATCACGTTTCTCCGCCTCAGGTTGAGATGAATGCGCCGTTCCAGATGCAAATCTCTCAGCTGGACTACAACAACTATGTTGGCGTTATCGGTATCGGCCGTATCAAGCGCGGTAAAGTTAAGCCTAACCAACAAGTTACTATTGTTGATAGCGAAGGCAAAACCCGTAACGGCAAAGTCGGTAAAGTTCTGACTCACCTGGGTCTGGAGCGTATCGACGCGACTGAAGCGGAAGCAGGCGATATCATCGCAATCACCGGTCTGGGCGAGCTGAACATTTCCGACACCATCTGCGATCCGCAGAATGTCGAAGCGCTGCCAGCACTGAGCGTCGATGAACCTACCGTTACCATGTTCTTCAACGTCAATACTTCACCATTCTGCGGTAAAGAAGGTAAGTATGTTACGTCGCGCCAGATTCTGGAGCGTCTGAACAAAGAGCTGGTACACAACGTAGCCCTGCGCGTTGACGAAACCGAAGATGCTGATGCATTCCGCGTTTCTGGTCGTGGTGAGTTGCACCTGTCAGTTCTGATCGAAAACATGCGTCGTGAAGGCTTTGAACTGGCCGTATCACGTCCGAAAGTTATCAACCGCGTTATCGACGGCCGTAACCAAGAGCCGTTTGAAAACGTGACGCTGGACATCGAAGAACAGCACCAGGGTTCAGTCATGCAAGCCATGGGTGAGCGTAAAGGTGATGTGAAAGACATGATCCCAGATGGCAAGGGTCGTATCCGTCTGGATTACCTGATCCCTGCTCGTGGTCTGATCGGTTTCCGTACCGAATTCATGACTATGACGTCTGGTACAGGTCTGCTGTACTCCACGTTCAGCCACTACGATGACGTGCGTCCAGGTGAAATCGGCCAGCGTCAGAACGGCGTACTGATCTCTAACGGTCAGGGTAAAGCTGTCGCGTTTGCGCTGTTCAGCCTGCAGGATCGCGGTAAGCTGTTCCTCGGACACGGTGCAGAAGTGTATGAAGGCCAGATCATCGGTATTCACTCACGTTCTAACGATCTGACAGTAAACTGTCTGACCGGTAAGAAACTGACCAACATGCGTGCATCGGGCACCGATGAAGCCACCACACTGGTTCCGGCGATCAAAATGTCTCTGGAACAAGCGCTGGAGTTCATCGATGACGACGAACTGGTTGAAGTTACGCCACAGTCTATCCGTATTCGTAAGCGTCACCTGACCGAAAACGATCGTAAACGCGCTAGCCGCGGCAGCAAAGACGTCTAA